A region of Mycolicibacterium brumae DNA encodes the following proteins:
- a CDS encoding 2Fe-2S iron-sulfur cluster-binding protein, which produces MTVQPAGVSFSAQVGQTVMAAALAAGYRWPTICGGEGLCQVCHLEVLQSPEHLDPAEPDEEQLLRDLTGGPGGRGDHVRLACQAVVRADVTVFKRGVRKAKNVG; this is translated from the coding sequence GTGACCGTGCAACCGGCCGGGGTGAGCTTTTCGGCTCAGGTCGGACAGACCGTGATGGCCGCCGCGCTGGCGGCCGGATACCGGTGGCCGACGATCTGCGGCGGCGAGGGCCTCTGCCAGGTCTGCCACCTCGAAGTGCTGCAGTCACCGGAGCACCTGGACCCGGCCGAACCTGACGAGGAACAGCTGCTGCGCGATCTCACCGGCGGTCCGGGCGGCCGGGGCGACCACGTCCGGCTGGCCTGCCAGGCGGTGGTCCGCGCCGACGTGACGGTGTTCAAACGCGGCGTGCGGAAGGCGAAGAACGTTGGCTGA
- a CDS encoding acyl-CoA dehydrogenase family protein, protein MAETDLPSHFFVPITLIAPAIAAWGTTEQQQRYLPGIAAGEDMWCQLFSEPGAGSDLAALATRATPDEGGGWRITGQKVWSSFATISRYGMLLARTDPDLPKNAGITCFLVDMSAPGVSIRPLRQLTGDEHFCEVFFEDLWLPEDSVLGPVNGGWKVALSTLNAERSGLSETSEASGVPLRPVLAAARACGAWRDPVTRDRIAGLIATERALALTNQRSAAEGSVTKLLLSEMSQRIAELGYELAGPAGAYWEGEQPGAAAHALLDSRRLTIAGGASEIQRNIIGERVLGLEREPDPQRGRPWRELRRG, encoded by the coding sequence ATGGCTGAGACCGATCTGCCCAGCCACTTCTTCGTGCCGATCACCCTGATCGCCCCGGCGATCGCGGCCTGGGGCACCACCGAGCAGCAGCAGCGCTACCTGCCCGGCATCGCCGCCGGCGAGGACATGTGGTGCCAACTCTTCTCCGAACCCGGCGCCGGATCGGACCTGGCAGCCCTGGCCACCCGCGCGACCCCGGACGAAGGCGGCGGCTGGCGGATCACCGGGCAGAAGGTGTGGAGCTCATTCGCCACCATCTCGCGCTACGGCATGCTGCTGGCCCGAACCGACCCGGACCTGCCCAAGAACGCCGGCATCACCTGCTTCCTCGTCGACATGTCCGCGCCGGGGGTCAGCATCCGTCCGCTGCGCCAACTCACCGGCGACGAACACTTCTGCGAGGTGTTCTTCGAGGATCTGTGGCTTCCCGAGGACAGCGTGCTGGGCCCGGTCAACGGCGGCTGGAAGGTCGCGCTGAGCACGCTGAACGCCGAACGATCCGGGCTCAGTGAGACCAGCGAGGCCAGCGGCGTGCCGTTGCGCCCGGTGCTGGCCGCCGCGCGCGCCTGCGGGGCCTGGCGCGACCCGGTGACCCGCGACCGGATCGCCGGGCTGATCGCCACCGAACGCGCCCTGGCGCTGACCAACCAGCGCAGCGCGGCAGAAGGGTCCGTCACCAAACTGCTGCTCTCCGAAATGTCCCAGCGCATCGCCGAACTCGGCTACGAACTGGCCGGCCCGGCCGGCGCCTATTGGGAGGGTGAGCAGCCCGGCGCCGCCGCGCACGCGCTGCTGGACAGCCGGCGGCTCACCATCGCCGGCGGGGCCTCGGAGATCCAGCGCAACATCATCGGCGAGCGGGTGCTGGGCTTGGAACGCGAACCCGACCCGCAACGTGGACGGCCCTGGCGTGAACTGCGACGCGGGTGA
- a CDS encoding acyl-CoA dehydrogenase family protein codes for MMGAATAAAPMFTFTEEHRALREVLRDYFADDPSWAGLLSDVGADAILFDRADATPIDVAILAEEAGAALFGGPIVPALLASGCADALGVTERLAPARDGALGVAANVVGAEPVWNAEGGCLILLTGPGSVALLDSADDGVRITALNGLDPTRPLGRVRAGGASAIAALRGPAADSLLAGICPLVELAIAAELLGVAQRVLDGTVEYVRQRVQFGRTIGSFQAVKHRLADLYGAVELARSAVYGAAWGLTAAPADEQTAIDLAIAGALSRDTALTATRAAIQLHGGIAITWEHWAHRYLRRANAVVSLTGSAGGYRSRLADLVDRRDTHHG; via the coding sequence ATGATGGGCGCCGCGACCGCGGCCGCGCCGATGTTCACCTTCACCGAGGAGCATCGGGCGCTGCGCGAGGTGCTGCGTGACTACTTCGCCGACGACCCCAGCTGGGCCGGACTACTGAGCGACGTCGGCGCCGACGCCATCCTGTTCGACCGCGCCGACGCCACCCCGATCGATGTGGCGATCCTCGCCGAAGAAGCCGGCGCCGCGCTGTTCGGCGGACCGATCGTTCCCGCCCTGCTGGCCAGCGGCTGCGCCGACGCGCTCGGCGTCACGGAACGGCTGGCGCCGGCCCGCGACGGCGCTCTCGGTGTGGCCGCCAACGTCGTTGGCGCAGAGCCGGTCTGGAACGCCGAGGGCGGCTGCCTGATCCTGCTGACCGGTCCCGGATCGGTGGCCTTGCTCGACAGCGCCGACGACGGTGTGCGGATCACCGCGCTGAACGGCCTGGACCCGACCCGGCCGCTGGGCCGGGTGCGCGCCGGCGGAGCGTCGGCCATCGCCGCGCTGCGCGGACCGGCGGCCGACTCCCTGCTGGCCGGGATCTGTCCGCTGGTCGAACTCGCGATCGCCGCGGAACTGCTCGGCGTCGCGCAACGGGTGCTGGACGGCACCGTCGAATACGTGCGCCAGCGTGTGCAGTTCGGCCGCACCATCGGAAGCTTCCAAGCCGTCAAGCACCGGCTGGCGGACCTCTACGGCGCGGTCGAACTGGCGCGCTCCGCGGTGTACGGCGCGGCCTGGGGACTCACCGCCGCGCCCGCCGACGAACAGACCGCGATCGACCTCGCGATCGCCGGGGCGCTGTCCCGGGACACCGCGCTGACCGCCACCCGCGCCGCGATCCAACTGCACGGCGGCATCGCGATCACCTGGGAACACTGGGCGCACCGCTACCTGCGCCGCGCCAACGCCGTCGTCTCCCTCACCGGTTCGGCGGGCGGCTACCGGAGCCGGCTCGCCGATCTGGTCGACCGACGGGACACCCACCATGGCTGA
- a CDS encoding AMP-binding protein, with translation MAHGIADRAQSDPDAIAISDGGVELSWRQLNQRLNRLVNLLLSLDIPAGERIAVLGENSAHTAVAHLGVTYAGASAVPVNYHLTADEVGYILADANARTVLCSARAADTARAAAPDARVLAWGDNLEELLAESSVSEPSARIAPAKPLYYTSGTTGRPKGVRLPDQMFPAGRSIAEMVANIAASPMRSAGRHLVVAPMHHTGPLVGVRSMMAGTPVVVLPKFDAEQTLAVIETHRVEATMMVPTHFSRLLALPAELRGRYDVSSLRSVVHTGAACPVPVKRAMIDWFGPILNEAYGSTEIGTLTMIGSAEWLEHPGSVGRALPGYELTIRDESGAALGPGAEGLVCARPLSGPGPSYHGDPEKTRRSHLGDGSFIVGEIGYLDDDGYLYLTDRASDLVVSGGVNVYPAESEAVLRTHPGVADVAVIGVPHDDLGEQLCALVQPAADTQVSADELVAWTRDRLAHYKCPNIIEFTEGEIRTAMGKLDKRRLRREHLERAAARS, from the coding sequence GTGGCCCACGGAATCGCCGACCGGGCGCAGTCCGACCCGGACGCCATCGCGATCAGCGACGGCGGCGTCGAGCTGAGCTGGCGTCAGCTCAATCAGCGGCTCAACCGGCTGGTGAATCTCCTGCTGTCGCTGGATATCCCGGCCGGAGAGCGGATCGCGGTGCTCGGTGAGAACAGCGCGCACACCGCGGTCGCGCACCTCGGCGTCACCTATGCCGGGGCCTCGGCGGTGCCGGTGAACTACCACCTCACCGCCGACGAGGTCGGCTACATCCTGGCCGACGCGAACGCCCGGACGGTGCTGTGCAGCGCGCGCGCCGCCGACACCGCGCGCGCGGCCGCCCCCGACGCCCGGGTGCTCGCCTGGGGAGACAACCTTGAGGAGCTGCTGGCCGAATCGAGCGTGTCCGAACCGTCGGCGCGGATCGCCCCGGCCAAACCGCTGTACTACACCTCCGGAACCACCGGGCGCCCCAAGGGCGTGCGACTGCCGGACCAGATGTTCCCGGCCGGCCGATCCATCGCCGAGATGGTCGCGAACATCGCGGCCTCGCCCATGCGATCCGCGGGCCGGCACCTCGTGGTCGCGCCGATGCACCACACCGGGCCGCTGGTGGGAGTGCGATCGATGATGGCCGGCACACCGGTGGTGGTGCTGCCCAAGTTCGACGCCGAGCAGACCCTGGCGGTCATCGAAACCCACCGCGTCGAAGCCACCATGATGGTCCCCACCCACTTCTCCCGGCTGCTGGCGCTGCCCGCCGAGCTGCGCGGCCGCTACGACGTGTCCAGCCTGCGCAGCGTCGTGCACACCGGCGCCGCCTGTCCCGTGCCCGTCAAACGCGCCATGATCGACTGGTTCGGACCGATCCTCAATGAGGCCTACGGCTCCACCGAGATCGGCACGCTGACCATGATCGGGTCCGCCGAGTGGCTGGAACACCCCGGCTCGGTGGGCCGCGCCCTGCCCGGCTACGAGCTGACCATCCGCGACGAATCGGGCGCGGCGCTGGGCCCCGGCGCCGAGGGACTGGTCTGCGCCCGCCCGTTGAGCGGGCCCGGCCCGTCGTATCACGGCGACCCGGAGAAGACCCGGCGCAGCCACCTCGGCGACGGATCCTTCATCGTCGGGGAGATCGGCTACCTCGATGACGACGGCTACCTCTACCTCACCGACCGGGCCTCAGACCTGGTGGTCAGCGGCGGGGTGAACGTGTACCCCGCCGAATCCGAGGCGGTGCTGCGCACCCACCCCGGCGTCGCCGACGTCGCCGTGATCGGCGTCCCGCACGACGACCTCGGCGAGCAACTGTGCGCGCTGGTGCAACCGGCGGCCGACACCCAGGTCTCCGCCGACGAACTGGTGGCCTGGACCCGGGATCGATTGGCGCACTACAAGTGTCCGAACATCATCGAGTTCACAGAAGGCGAGATCCGAACCGCGATGGGAAAACTCGACAAACGTCGGCTGCGCCGCGAACACCTCGAACGCGCGGCGGCCCGCTCATGA
- a CDS encoding alpha-ketoacid dehydrogenase subunit beta → MTETTPMLGFQALGSALDDALGRDDSVILLGEDIADPSGGVFKVSAGLSSKYGTDRVRATPISEQAIIGAAIGAAIGGMKPVAEIMLMDFLAVCMDQVSNHAAKLRYMSGGQTSVPITIRCAAGAGMQFGAQHSEMLEAWLTHIPGLKVVVPSNPADAKGLLTAAIFDPDPVIVVEQSLLYFAPPQPVPVGHHVVPLGVAATVRAGSDITLISYGRQVHEALAAAETLAADGVDAEVIDLRSLVPLDEDTVLASVARTRHAVVVHEAVRRNGFGAELAAMISENLFDDLGAPVARVAGPNTPIPYAKVLEDAFLPGRDDIVAAATATLARSRAVSGARR, encoded by the coding sequence ATGACCGAGACCACGCCGATGCTCGGCTTCCAGGCCCTCGGCAGCGCCCTGGACGACGCGCTGGGCCGCGACGACTCGGTGATCCTGCTCGGCGAGGACATCGCCGACCCCAGCGGGGGAGTGTTCAAGGTCTCCGCAGGCCTGAGCAGCAAGTACGGAACCGACCGGGTCCGCGCCACCCCGATCAGCGAACAGGCCATCATCGGCGCCGCGATCGGCGCGGCGATCGGAGGCATGAAGCCCGTCGCCGAGATCATGCTGATGGACTTCCTGGCGGTCTGCATGGATCAGGTGTCCAACCACGCCGCCAAACTGCGCTACATGTCCGGCGGGCAGACCTCGGTCCCGATCACCATCCGCTGCGCGGCCGGCGCCGGCATGCAGTTCGGCGCCCAGCATTCGGAGATGCTGGAAGCCTGGCTCACCCACATCCCCGGCCTCAAGGTCGTCGTCCCGAGCAACCCCGCCGACGCCAAGGGGCTGCTGACCGCCGCCATCTTCGACCCCGACCCGGTCATCGTCGTCGAGCAGAGCCTGCTGTACTTCGCACCGCCGCAACCGGTTCCGGTCGGGCATCACGTGGTTCCGCTCGGCGTGGCCGCCACCGTGCGCGCCGGATCGGACATCACGCTGATCTCCTACGGCCGGCAGGTGCACGAGGCGCTGGCCGCCGCCGAAACCCTCGCCGCCGACGGCGTCGACGCCGAGGTGATCGACCTGCGCTCGCTGGTGCCGCTGGACGAGGACACCGTGCTGGCGTCGGTGGCGCGCACCCGGCACGCCGTCGTCGTGCACGAAGCGGTGCGGCGCAACGGCTTCGGAGCGGAACTGGCCGCGATGATCAGTGAGAACCTGTTCGACGACCTGGGCGCCCCGGTGGCGCGGGTGGCCGGGCCCAACACCCCGATCCCGTACGCCAAGGTGCTCGAGGACGCCTTCCTGCCGGGCCGCGACGACATCGTCGCCGCGGCGACGGCGACCCTGGCGCGCTCCCGCGCGGTGTCCGGGGCCCGCCGGTAG
- a CDS encoding thiamine pyrophosphate-dependent dehydrogenase E1 component subunit alpha encodes MTAPSSRPTPDELTAIFRSATRIKVCDEKFRSLILTGQVSAQYYSPRGQEIISAAIGALLRPDDYVVTTYRGLHDQLAKGVPLRELWAEFFGKATGTCKGKGGPMHITHPESGLMVTSGIVGGGLPIATGLALSSQLQKTDQVTVVNFGDGATNIGAFHEACNLAALWKLPVIFCCHNNRYAEHTSFEDGTSVDAIADRAAAYRMPGVRVDGNDPVAMYRAAAEAVDRARRGEGPTLIEAMTFRFFGHQMSDNNEYMKPGELERERAADPVLRMRAALIADDVLTEEQAADIEADEKAAVADAFAFAEASPYPELSEGLTDVYEGVPV; translated from the coding sequence CGAATCAAGGTGTGCGACGAGAAATTCCGGTCCCTGATCCTCACCGGTCAGGTCAGCGCGCAGTACTACTCGCCACGCGGGCAGGAGATCATCTCCGCCGCCATCGGCGCGCTGCTGCGCCCGGACGATTACGTGGTCACCACCTACCGCGGCCTGCACGACCAGCTGGCCAAGGGAGTGCCGCTGCGCGAGCTGTGGGCCGAGTTCTTCGGCAAGGCCACCGGGACCTGCAAGGGCAAGGGTGGCCCGATGCACATCACCCACCCGGAATCCGGGCTGATGGTCACATCCGGCATCGTCGGCGGCGGCCTGCCGATCGCCACCGGGCTGGCGCTGTCCTCGCAGCTGCAGAAGACCGACCAGGTCACCGTGGTCAACTTCGGCGACGGCGCCACCAATATCGGCGCCTTCCACGAAGCCTGCAACCTCGCCGCGCTGTGGAAACTGCCGGTCATCTTCTGCTGCCACAACAATCGCTACGCCGAACACACCTCCTTCGAGGACGGCACCAGCGTCGACGCCATCGCCGACCGGGCCGCGGCCTACCGGATGCCCGGCGTCCGGGTGGACGGCAACGACCCGGTGGCCATGTACCGCGCGGCCGCCGAGGCCGTCGACCGGGCCCGCCGTGGGGAAGGCCCCACTCTCATCGAGGCGATGACCTTCCGCTTCTTCGGCCACCAGATGTCGGACAACAACGAATACATGAAGCCCGGCGAACTCGAGCGCGAACGCGCCGCCGACCCGGTGTTGCGGATGCGCGCCGCGCTGATCGCCGACGACGTGCTCACCGAGGAACAGGCCGCCGACATCGAAGCCGACGAAAAGGCCGCTGTCGCCGACGCTTTCGCGTTCGCCGAGGCCAGCCCCTACCCGGAGCTCAGCGAAGGGCTCACCGACGTCTACGAAGGAGTGCCGGTATGA